Proteins co-encoded in one Gossypium arboreum isolate Shixiya-1 chromosome 11, ASM2569848v2, whole genome shotgun sequence genomic window:
- the LOC108470651 gene encoding lamin-like protein has product MERSKAMMMAVAAVGLALVLMVPQADATRYIVGGGGIGWTTNVNYTVWARGKHFYNGDWLYFVYDRNQMNVLEVNKTDYESCNADHPLHNWTTGAGRDVVPLNVTRHYYFISGKGFCYGGMKLAVRVENPPPPPKAAPLNEKSGSSPSSIVYRGQLVLPAAFAIAALWDTFVRIW; this is encoded by the exons ATGGAGAGAAGCAAGGCGATGATGATGGCAGTGGCAGCTGTCGGATTGGCTTTAGTGCTAATGGTGCCTCAGGCCGATGCTACAAGGTACATTGTTGGAGGGGGAGGCATCGGTTGGACTACTAATGTCAATTACACTGTCTGGGCTCGAGGAAAGCACTTCTACAATGGCGACTGGCTTT ATTTTGTATATGATCGGAACCAGATGAATGTGCTAGAGGTGAACAAGACTGACTACGAGTCATGCAATGCTGATCATCCTCTTCACAACTGGACAACCGGAGCTGGAAGGGATGTGGTTCCGCTTAATGTGACTCGCCACTACTATTTCATTAGTGGCAAAGGATTCTGCTACGGCGGCATGAAGCTAGCAGTGCGTGTTGAGAACCCTCCTCCGCCTCCAAAAGCTGCTCCATTGAACGAAAAGAGTGGCTCCTCACCAAGTTCCATTGTCTACAGAGGCCAGCTTGTTTTACCAGCTGCTTTCGCCATTGCCGCACTGTGGGATACATTCGTTCGAATCTGGTAG